The window CCCAAGGTTGAGTTAGGCCTGGGACTGAAAATGATGTGtaggaaaagaagagacaaaaggaccagcaaagggaagaaaattaaacGTTCCAAGTACCAGATCCTGTATAAATTCCAGAAATGCCCTGGAATAAAACATGCTCTTGAATGTCCTGAGTTATTTAAGCAGCCAGCTAGTTTTGCAGGTCAGCATGTATAACCCTTACTTCTAAGGGCTTGACAAACAGTACCAGGGTTCTGACCTTACACTGGAATTCCTTGAACTCTGAGTACCTGTGAGCACGCACCCAACATGCCTGCTCCCCAGCGTGCACATTACCAGTCACAAGGAGCATCATTAATGAGTGCTCTGGTGGGAAGCATAACTTAGAGGCTAACAGGTTCTAGGGAAAGAGGGAGATCAACACAGAAGGCGAACCACTAGCTTCGAGCAGCTTGTTCCTTAAATATGTTGAGATCCAGACCTTATAGTTTTACTTCAGTGATCTCAAAAGCGGGAACCTCGTGTTTGCCACTCTTCCAGGTAACCATCTCTCTTTCTGGGAAAAGATTTTCAGAGGTACTCTAAGAACCTGATTTGTTCTAGATTTGTTCTTTGGGTAACTTAACTACTCTCACATTTAAAAGATTTCCTTTAAGACAGTGTTACCAGCATCTTATGACTTACCGTATTTACTGGTCAGAAATACAGAAGATGAAGTGGTCCATGTCATTagtcttatttcttctttattactTCTATTGCTATTGAAGTAATATAATGCAATGTAATCTTTGCTTCACTTTGCTAagctgtgcatttttttaaaataaaaaatgctactgACATATCGAAATGCTGTGGCAGGATTAATTTAAGACATGTTTACTGTTGCCTGCAACTGTACTTGAGGCTTGCACGTTTTTCAATGCTGAACAATGTAGACAGAACCATCTTAGAGTTTATTTTGGTTCCTCTGCGTTAGCATCTCATTCAGACTAATACCTGCATCTCTGTATCTGTGTTACTTGAATGCAGTGTATCTGAAAGATTTCGGTCTTGCTCAGCATTTCATGATAACCCCGAAGTCCGTCAGCTAATGCATCAGCAGTGAGGTGGAAATAATCAAAGACTTTGGACTCCTTGCTAGGTAGGATGCAGCACACCCGGAAGACTAGGGAGTGACTTGAAAGTGAAATgtgggctttatttatttatctgttaagCTGGATCCCGAATGATTTCATCTACTCATAAATAAACTTTCTTTATGGACAAAATTTGAATGCTAATTTTCCTCTCAGTTAGTATGCAAATCTATTTGCAGCATTCTAGCAAAAGAGAGTGCAACTCATTTTCTGTGCTTATAAATTGTTCATTACCATGCTCTCTGATGGCCAATTCATGGCTCCATCTGCAATTCCACAAATCTCTTTGCCCAATAAACTTGATGGAGTAAATATAAGGTGCTGAAGAGGATGCATTCaggattaaagggaaaaaaagacatatctCACAAAAATCCCGGAgcttatcattttaaattttgtaacttCTTACTTGTATTCATATTTGTATGGTATACTCCAGGAAAATAAATACTTCACTGATCTCATTAACCCGTTTAAGGAGTACATATAAATGACACGTAAAGATTTTTCTCATTGTGCATGGAAAGAGTCTCAGTTCAAGGGAAAAACAAACCTACAAACAAAACCTCTAGAACAGAGTACTTTCTTTCCTCTGTGATGTGTTCTTGTAACCTGTAAGGCTCAACATAGAGAACTAGGATAATTATATTGAAATGCTGatggtttgggtttttaaaacaaagcaaacaaggttattactttttctctcttctttgataaagagagaaatgtaaatctCAACAGGAATGCCATGTAATTTTAAATCGACCTTCCCCTTAGAGCTAGTTAAAGTCACTCCTTCATGCATATATTTAACACCCATTAATGCTAACGGGATGGACTTCTGTTTTCACGTAGGGAACTTGATTTCCTTGTGTGAAAATAATGCTTCGCAAATAATGAACTTCTTTCCTCTAgctaaaatgtgaaaacaaagaaaaaatgcaagGTGCAAGAAAGGTCTTTAGAGGAAGCAAAATCTGCctatagaaagaataaaaggcattTTCACATCCATCTACACGGGTGTGTCGGATAGGAATCTGGCTCACAATATATATTTCCTGTCACTGCTGAGCTAGAGAATCTACcacgagattttttttttttttcaattaaaatttggTGCACCAATAATAGACTCTGCTACGgagcttttaattaaaaaaacaaacgaaATAATATAAACCCACATTGTCTCTGAGCGCTGTTTGTATTAAAGGATTAGACTGATGAGATGTTTGGATTTTATTGTTCTAAACATGTGTTTCAGTTGGTGCTCTCGGACCCAccatgtgaagaaaatgaaatgtaagtaAATAGCAAGAGGCTCCAtgtttttatttagcattttcaaaattcaaagaataaaaaaagacacaagtcATTTGAGAAGCCCCAAATGAGTCTCAAATGATGATTATAATCATGCAAGAAAAGTaagagcaaattatttttaaatgcaaatggctCAATTTTTCTAAAAGCGGGAAAAAGATGCACTTTCATTATGATTAGCTTTGGTAAATATAAAGAGCCTCATTGATTTCTAGGCATTTTTGCTTACAGCATTCTCCACCACAGTGGTGTCAAGGGTTCTTCAGGTTCATGAAAGCATCACGATGTCATCTCTCGCTGCATCCTCACTCCTAAGTCACAGTGATGGTGGGCTGCTGTTAAGATATTCAGTTTCAAATATAAGCAAACTGACAAAGATTCTCACCTGTATTGTGTGTACATTTCGAAGTGCGTTTAACATAGGTTATGTGACTAATTGATTCAATTTTCTCACTTTTGGGGCCATAGACTTAAAGGTTCCCAGAATTCTATTCGGGAGATGGGGAGAAGATGCCATTAATAATGCTGCTGCTGATTCATGAGAGCTAAAATGCACCGTGACTTAGTGCAAGTGTCAGAAAATCATGTCTGCCAAGCACGGTCTTCTCCTCCATGCAGCCCTGATGGCCAGCTGACTGTTTTCAATTATTATTACCAGTTACCCTCAAGGCCAGGGTCTCACGCATGGCCTGGGCACTGCTTCCAGATGAAGAGGCCATGCTATGTGGAATGCCTTCCTTGGCCCTGGAACCATTCATCTGCTTTGGTGGATCATCTCATTATTGATCATCTGTGTGTTAAGTCTGTACCGTTCTTCCAGGTTTTGCATGGCTCTCCATTGCTctttctttgcattgattttggACTCacctttttctgtcttctggtGTTTGTGACATGATGGAGTTTTTGATGACTGATGTGCTTACCTAACTCTGGATCTCCTGGCTGTTTCATCTTGCCCAATTATCTTCTATCTATGACCCAGAATAATTGAATACAGAAATTCATAATTGGAAAGGATTATAAATGTTGAATCTAATTCTTCAATCAATATGATCATAAATGTTGAATCTAATTTTTTGATCAATAGGACAGGAAAATACACTATTGAGGACCTTGATAAGCTGACTTTCCAATCACTGAGGCTACTGGTCTCCTTTTCAGgtaaagaaattgagactcaaagaAAGACAGTAGCAAATTAACACAGGGCTTCAACTAGTACTTaagaacaattctttttttagCTACCTCACTTTGCATGCAAGTGTCTGCTGTGTTTGTCATTAATACCATTTCTTCTGAATGAAAAGAAGAGTCCACCTCAAATAAAATGGCAActagcagaaaataaaaagaaagggcaagaaagTAGCTGGTATTGCAGAGAGGTGATATTAGGTAAGTATTTGTACTGAAGATAGATGCTATCCCAAATCTTTTGCCACTACAAGGTGTTTGAGAGATGATTAGttctatttatatttgttttcaaacCCAAACTATTTTTTCTGATCTAAACtactcagttaatttttttttaagatttttatttattttttgacagagagagagagacagcgagagagggaacacaagcagggggagtgggagaggaagaagcaggcttcccgctgagcagggagcccaatgcggggctcgatcccaggaccctgggatcatgacccaagccaaaggcagacgcttaacaactgagccacccagcgcctctactcagttaatttttataacGGCATTTCGTTGTATGAACAATGCATTCCTAGGCtgtctttatataaaatttaaataccgTAAGTAATTTAGcgtatgaaaaaaataagatagagcCTCCCCATTACACCCCTaatcctcttccctccccaaaataagcaaatacacGGATATGCATATATGTTCATATGTAGGGTGACTTACAAATCATAAATATGATCATACATACACAGGATTCTGTCAATTAATTGCATTAATAGATTCCGAATATGTCACCGTCTTACCTGCCTTGAGGAAGTTAAGTGTTTTGCTCAAGGGTAAGCAAGTAAAATGCAGAGCTTGGATTTGGGCCCAGGACTGACTCTTGAGCCAGAATTTTATACTACAAAGTATGTATATGTaccatacatatatgtatactatATGTACTGCACTACTACTACTATACATGTATTACAATTTTGCACTATAAAGTCGTACTGTATGTccaatattaaatgaaattatacccTGGGTGAAATACAGGAGGGATATATGGTTCATCTATTTTTCTAGATACTATACAACTTACCCCAGATTAATTAGGTCAAGCCGCCAGTCTCCGGGTGATATGATATAGCATCCATCTCTCTCCCAGACTATAATAGCTAAATTGCACTCTTGCCTACGTTAaggaatgatttaaaaaagaaaaagatccatGAAATTTGTTATTGCATATATTCTAAGAGCATATGAAAAACGTTGTCCCCATTGCCAACAGTATCCTCTTCATAAAGCCCCgtagtttgacttcttctctggtGTCTACTCCAGGAATAGTTGTGCATCTGGTGAGTAATGCTgtatgattttgttaattttagaggATACTATATAACCAAATCTCTCTTTCATCCTATTAACTGCTAGAAAGCTTAAGCCAGATCTCGAGTTGGGTTAAATTCTACATATGGGGTTTACTATATTCAGTTTAAAAACTGATCTCACTCTTGGCTTATTCTCTTTGTGTGATACCCTCCATGCTCTCATTTCTAttgctttttctgtttctaataCTTGTAAAGCATTTGGAACACAGGATATTGAATGCATTCAGGCAGTACTCCACATAGTAATGTGAGGCCAGAGCTGGCTTTTATTGTTCCCAGGGGTGGGGCTGCATGGTGGTAAGAGACACAGACTCCACAGCCAGACCATTTGGGCGTGAAACCCGACTTGGCCACTTTCAGCTTTGTTatcttgggcaagctacttcATGCCTGAATTTTCCCAATTGTGCAATCAGGATTATAATATTGAGACCTTACCTCATAGCATCGTGAATCTGAAAGTGAGTTAATTCCCCCTGAAGTTATATAACTGGTTTAGAAGAAAGTTCTGGGTGATTCTAGCAAAGGAGCCACTGGAGCAATTCTGCAGTTTTGTTCCTGAATTTAATAAATTAAGGAATTTGTAGTTAGTCTTAGGTCCACAAAATCTCAGCACTGAgaagaataataaagatcaaCTAGGCAAATCATCCCTGTAGAGGAAGAATCATCTCCACAACATCCAAGTAAAGTAGGGCAGTAGTCTTCCAGTAGAGTCAGAAAAAATCCATCAGCAACCACTTCCAGAGAACTCTGGTGATTGGGAATGTCTTCCTTAAGCATCATAGCTGGTTCTCATTTCTCctgaatgtttttcatttttggcatCATCCCAATTTGACCAATCATATATAAATCTCTGAGtaataacttcattttaaaaaatgtaacttttcCTACACTGAACATCTTGCATCTAAAATTTGAGCAATTAGAATATTGTTATTGTTCAGATacctttttttaagaattaaaaaaaaaaatctgtttaaggggcacctggctggctcagtcagtagagcatgcgactcctgatctcagggttgtgagttcaagccccacgttgggcatgagtctacttaaaagaaaaaaacttgaccTTTAAAAATTGACCTTGGGAAAGACATGGAAATaatggtggggaaggagggaagcacACAGAGTCAGGAGACCTGTAATCTGGTTTAAATTCTTTGGCCAGCTAGTGACCTCCCCACCAACTTTCCTACTCTGGGTTTCAGTTGGAGAGTGTGTAAATTCCTGAGTGAACTAAATGATCCCAAAGGTACCTGCAATTTGGAAATTACATGATCATTTTGCATTTGTCCAGCTAACTCCTTCTTGGCCATTGTATTTACTGCATATCAGAAACTCCACCAGTGAGTGCACAGgatcagaaagagaaagtgaaataagtcaattgggTAATTGTTATCACTGGCAAAAAATACTGAGTGGCTCAAAAATTAAAGAACTGAGAAACAACTTGAGGTAGTTAATCTTTAGAATTCACATTTTGATAAGGATatgatctatttttaaatgtagagagGGTAAGCAGAGATATGTAATGGAGAGAGATGAAGCAATCCACACTCCTGATCATGCATTTCCATTTCAAGATTCCAAATGGGAAACTTCTGCTCTTTTATTGGGCTAGGACACCAAGAGAATTTCCCTATGACTAAGGTGGGATACTATAtgtttaagatttatattttttaatataatatttaacatttttatgactATAAAAGTGACGTATTATACATTCAAACAATATGGAAATGTGGGAAAGATAAAGTGCCTCATGATACCAACTATAAGAGAAGTAAGCATTGTTAGTAACTCGGTATGTATGTGGCTATtactataaaatacttattaatgaaaatattgcATTTATGTAAAAGAATATACAAAGTAGAACTGAGACTTCTTTACTATTTTACTTCACGAGGCTTTTGGTGATAAATATGAATctacattctttttgatgactggaTAACATTCCTTTATAAGGATGtgtcattaattatttttaaaatccattatcGATGATTTCTTGTCTTAGgatgatttttaaagttatacttcaactgacatttttttcccaGCCATTTGTACCTGTGTCTTtaggtgaacacacacacacacacacacacacacacacacacacacacacacagcctacaACACAAAAAACGAAAAACTTGTTCACTGGGTGATTAACTTTCCTCTTAAATGTTTGGGGTAAAATTTTTACGTTGACACTTCACATATGTTAAAAAGTCACTTCTGACTAGGATGATGATAAACATAACACACTACCTCCTTGGAGATGCTGGGAGCAATAAATTAGCTGACAGTTATGAGTGCTTTCAAGCTGGAAAGTACTAAGTGTTATTTTAACAAAGGCTGAAGTAGCCATGATTAAGTACAGCTTCAACTCACAAGCTTATCGGGCTGTGATGAACAGGTTTCCACTGCTTAATCCCAGAATACTTCAACAATGGCCCATGTACCTAAGTATGAAAAAAGTCGATCAGCAAACCTACATTCCCTGTGCCTGGCATAGGGACAGACTCTGCAATGAATAGCACATAAGTGTCTACACCTAGGGAGTTAAACCTTCTGAAAATCACACTGTGAATTTTGTTTTCGTGTgaggaaactttttaaaacttatccCAGGAATGATTACATTGTGCCTAGACACACAAGTGGTTTGACTATCCTGACTGAAGAAATCAACTTTTCACTCCTTGGTAAATGGTACATGTGGCTTTAAgtcattttccccttttcccaAATTCTTCCTCTAACCAGGTCTGCAGCCTTGCTACTCTCTACCAAGATATAAAGGTTAACAGAGATTATAAACATTCCCTggtgaatctgcattttaaaaaaccttcATACCTAATATCTGTGATATGTTAGCCCTGAAAAATTAGTCACCACTTTCTCAATACGCAACTGTCTTTGTAACCCTAGAGTCAAACCTATGACAGTGCAAGTTTCTGTGTGTGACAGTTGAACATTTACCTGTATTCTCAGTGTCCCGGATGAAGTGGTCATACTGTAAACATTTACCTCATTGTGCTGGGGGGTGGTGCGCAGTGAGTGCATGATCGTTCTGGGGAAATAGGTACGGTCAGAACAAATATTATGGTCCAAGAGAATAGGCTTTGGCCGTCTAGAGGTCCAGCATTAACTCTTCCTCTTTTACCACCAGGTGTGTAAACTATAAAGATCAATACACAAACGGCTGGTATATCTGGTAAGGACATTCTCAGTTTGTTATAAAACCTgtggtggtatatatatatatatatatacgtatatatatacacacacactgtttcCTAAATAATTGAAATGGCACATAAAATCATAGAGTtaaggaaattttagaagtcatgTAATATATGTGGAAACATCACTTTCTGGTTATTGGCTATGTTTACTTATGTACTTCCTGTGATAGGGAACTTAACTGTTTTTAGGAATAATCGTTTATTCTCAAATTAGAGAAATTTAACAGTAAAataattgttctttcttttgaaatctcCCTAAAGGACTCCATTACTGATTTCAAAAGTCTTAAAAACCTTCAAAATAAGAATtctaccggggtgcctgggtggctcagccggttaagcggctgccttcggctcaggtcatgatcccagggtcctgggatcgagccccgcattgggctccctgctcagcggggagcctgcttctccctctccctctgcctgtctctctgcctacttgttctctctctctctctctgtcagataaataaataaaatctttaaaaaaaaaaaatttaaaaaataagacttctACCTTTTACAAGCTAGTCTTTCAGAAATTATAAGACAGTCGTTCGACACCTTCTACATCAtgacttctgtattttttaaactaaacattCTTAATTCTCTCAATTAGGTGGTTAGCTCTTGCTTTGCCTCCCTTTAAATCCCTAACCCCACCCAACATCTAAAATCTGTTCAGTTGCTTAACTACTAGTTGGATgcatggctggctggctgaaaGATAGGAATAATGGATGAGTGAATTAAGGGATAAAGACACTGTGCCTTAGAACAACCCTCCAATTTCCAGAGGAAATGATTGATCATCATCACCTGGCAAGATCGACCCACTCTGAGCGCAGCAAACATTCCAAGTTTAGTGAGAATGTATGAGTGGTGGGGGGGCATTGCTTAAGGAGTTTGGCCTCACAGATTTCTTGCACCCTGTCTCGTGGAAGACAGGAAGTAGCAGGAGTTCTTAACCTCCCTGCACGCTCCACCTCACGCCTTCCCTGCTTCTTCTGGCATCAGGTTCCTGCTGCTGATTTTCCTGGTGGCTCTTCTCTGCGGAGTAGTGTTCTTCTGCCTCCAGTGCTGGCTGAGGAGACCCCAAATTGATTCCCCCAGACGCACTATGGCTGTTTTTGCTGTTGGAGACTTGGACCCCGTTTATGGTGAGCTGTCTGCACACTTCTAGACTTCCTGTTTGAAACCTAATGGTTTGTGGTGAATTGAAACCCTAACCTCTGGAAAGCAGATTTGTGAACTGAGAATAAGACATAGTTTATTGGAGACACAAAGGCATGATGCCGTGGGGAGAGAGTCTAAGTGAGAAACTTCAGAAGAAAGGagacctgaaaagaaaaaaatgtgtcttagGGAAATGACCCATAGTTGAGTATGGTGATAGAACCTCAACATTTTACTCAGTCAACATGCAAGAGAGAAGAGATATACAGGGCTGGTCACTCCAAGTGAGTGGTAGGCCGTAAGGTACATaagaacctctctgagcctttgatATCAAACTATCCTATGAGACTATTTATAGTCTCATTTACTAAGTTCTCCATGCCTCACTTATCTGCAATAGCACTGAATCACACTTTCAGGTTGTCTGCTACCAACACACAGCCTGAAATACTTGGAATTGGGCAGGCGGATGTCAGTACTCATGTCCTTTCTCCCCGTTTTAGGCTTATTTGTAACCGCCAGCCTTAGCTGAAAGTAACAAAATGATCACTTACTGATTTCGAGGAGATCACAGATCATAGattatttctttgtgttaagCATTGTTCTCAACCAGACCGTCTGTTACGAAACTTTCCCTCTAAGGTGCTGTCTTGTACACCATACTTAGTGGCCTCAAGAGGGCTTGGTAGATTTTAACAGTTGCCCTTCAGGAACTTGGGCCAGCATAAGATTTTCAATAGATGGAGCAGGGCATGCCCTGGGAAAACTAACAGCTAAATACAAAGTGGggtcaaaataaaagttttaatatcAGAACTTGGTACTCCAAGATTTAGTGATTATATTTactattggctttttaaaaagtcattatttaatgaaagaaacaCATGTCAGTTTGAGAAATGGTTATTTGTGGAAGGATAATTAAAGTCTCCAgtgaaaaaataatctttctccTAAAATCGAACACTTTCTATTGAGCATAGGAGGAAATACGGTCACTGACATTCTAATAAATTGTATGAGTCAAAGGGGTCAACATGGTCACattagtctatttttatttttttaacttgaggtatttaaaataaatgtaattatgatTCCTCCAACTTGACTTGAGTTTCTAAGGAGGAAAATCCACTCTGATCTCCTTAGCCCTTTACTTACTCTGAAGAAGACTCTTTTACTAGACTATCTTGAATCTTTAAAAACTTCTCTTCTTAATTATAAGTAAGTTACCCGGTTATAGTATTATCATTTTTAAGGCAGTGTATGTGCCACAGTTATATCTCCATTTATCTGATGTTTTTATATTTCCTGCATGGTGATTTACATATGCTTTTGAATTTGCCCAAACTTGCCTGAACAGGTATGACTGGGAGAGAAAGTGTCAAGCCTGAGAGATTACTGCAATAATCTGTGTGTAATTATACCAAATACAGGACATTAGAATCACATTCTCTATATTATCCTGAAATCTTTGTGGACAGGAAAAGAATATACTTgggaagaaattatttaaaaatatagtcaaaATTTATTCTGCATCTACCAAGTGCTAGGCACTAGACTAGGGGCTTCTCAGATATTATTTCTGATTGCTAAATCCCAACCTGGAAAAGTGGCTATTAATCCACTCAGAGGATGTTATCTACTTTTCTCCCTATGCTGGATCAATATACCACATAGATCTTTGCTGCAAGTCAACTAATAGACTTCAAATTGTCCATAATTGAGGGTAGGGAGCCAGTGAAAATTTGGGCAGGGCACTCATGGCTTAGTCACCTCATCCTTTACTCTAAGTGCAGCCTTATATTTCAAACCTCCAGGCATTTCCACTGGGTGATTCCTCAAAGGTAAGGATTGCTCTCCAGAATCCCCAttccctttctcattttattggtTCCTTCCTA of the Halichoerus grypus chromosome 1, mHalGry1.hap1.1, whole genome shotgun sequence genome contains:
- the TMEM207 gene encoding transmembrane protein 207, with the protein product MLRSRPYSFTSVISKAGTSCLPLFQLVLSDPPCEENEMCVNYKDQYTNGWYIWFLLLIFLVALLCGVVFFCLQCWLRRPQIDSPRRTMAVFAVGDLDPVYGTEVAVNPNAGIHLQTQNPELYPAPCFGTLGPPPPYEEILKSSRF